Genomic window (Alphaproteobacteria bacterium):
TTCGTCGACAACATCTTCCGGTTCACGCAGGCCGGTTCCGAAGTCTCCGCACTGCTGGGCCGTATCCCCTCCGCGGTGGGCTATCAGCCGACCCTGGGAACCGATATGGGTAACATGCAGGAACGGATCACGACGACAACCAAGGGGTCCATCACCTCGGTCCAGGCCATTTACGTTCCCGCGGACGATCTGACCGATCCGGCGCCGGCCACGACATTTGCCCATCTTGACGCCACGACGGTGCTGTCCCGGCAGATTGCCGAACTGGGCATCTATCCGGCGGTCGATCCGCTGGATTCGACCAGCCGCATCATGGAACCCGGCGTCGTCGGCCAGGAGCATTACCAGGTTGCCCGCGAACTTCAGGAAGTCCTGCAAAGCTACAAGTCCCTGCAGGAAATCATCGCCATCCTGGGCATGGACGAATTGTCGGAAGACGACAAGGTGACCGTTACCCGGGCGCGCAAGATCCAGCGCTTCCTGTCGCAGCCGTTCCACGTCGCCGAAGTCTTTACCGGATCGCCGGGCAAGTTCGTCGAACTGGAAGACACGATCAAGGGCTTCAAGGGTATTCTGAACGGCGATTATGACGACCTTCCGGAAGCGGCGTTCTACATGTGCGGCCCGATTGAGGACGCCGTCGAGAAAGCCAAGCGCATGGCCGCGGAAGCCGCGTAAGGCTTGACTGGTAAACGGAGCGGAACGTAATGGCCGATACCCTGGAACTGGAACTCGTCTCGCCCGAGAAACTGCTGATGACGCAGGCCGTTGAAATGGTCGTCATCCCGGGCGAAGAAGGTGATTTTGGCGTTCTTCCGGGACACGCGCCGATGATTTCGACCATCCGGCCCGGTACGCTGGCCGTTTTCGATGGCGGCAGTGTCGCGCAGCGTTATTTCCTTGCCGGCGGATTCGCCGAGGTCACGACCGAACGCTGCACGATTCTGGCGGAAGGCGCCATCCGCCTGGAAGATATTAATCGCGCCGCGCTGGAACAGGAATTGCGCGACCTGCGGGAAAATGCGGGATCCGCCGATAGTGAGACAGCCGCCGTTTCGCTGCAGATTGCAGAGGCAAAACTGCAGGCGCTGGATTCCCCGACCTATTCAGGGGCCCATTAACACGGACACCTCGTCCGTCAGGCTATCATGTTCAGCAGCTCGCCGGGATTGGTAAGCCCGACATTTGTCTTGAGTTCCCCGCTTCCC
Coding sequences:
- the atpC gene encoding ATP synthase F1 subunit epsilon, with translation MADTLELELVSPEKLLMTQAVEMVVIPGEEGDFGVLPGHAPMISTIRPGTLAVFDGGSVAQRYFLAGGFAEVTTERCTILAEGAIRLEDINRAALEQELRDLRENAGSADSETAAVSLQIAEAKLQALDSPTYSGAH